One genomic segment of Microtus ochrogaster isolate Prairie Vole_2 linkage group LG8, MicOch1.0, whole genome shotgun sequence includes these proteins:
- the Cass4 gene encoding cas scaffolding protein family member 4 translates to MGQMLPGLGDPKNPLFSGNTPASLNVQFQKKPLLSGQCGSAAFNSCSVTPMVNQIDPARIRDRPFRQSTLDRFPKNCEGYSSLAPPWSSSQRKVNVDPGDTAEVSWWPGAADSYGDNIFILSPQTLLARALYDNHPDCSDELAFSRGDILTIVEQNVPESEGWWKCLLHGRQGLAPANRLQVLKENPADRGLLRGLDTDLTSSEALYQVPSLFCPPPPGPVYEQMKSWVEGPPPATAQVYELPASPSSARIICEKTLTFPRQTLHMLPRPARASVPTLPSQVYDVPVQNRISSTLKNLERQQCYDIPTSSQKAALHSSASQGQRVVLTPTAAFRQGGGCSTLSTPQQSEWRNNAPVLLGKADVRNASLTSFTRESGSSADPGCPSAVRTGAATLSPQPDSRVQKKSSPPEEPSYAVPVPRDSLLSDAVSSYSVPSRFLIPRVEQQNTKPNIYDTPKATHGVSRAGKELEEVKEVPETIPWISRQPNSLSPDSDQLSVASSDSRASMVSSCSSVSMDSSPSTSSEDSAKELWMDVDFAKETAMALQHKVASSAAGLLLYVSRTWRFKDSLETNIRMIRRAVDRIEESLREFLDFAQGVGGTAGGNLTDSQLQARIRDQLLIISGSYQILLDAKGNLDRCNWPLDVLVTDKVQNNLDDLERFVMVARMVPEDVKRFTSIVIANGRLLFKQNCEKGETEPKCERCIQPPQRETQSNEHCLQLVKKSRVTVCGQKPPNPQEKGEPILEQRSDENKDFHAMSPSSLPSPAPNRQDADRKIHLSEHCRLYFGALFKAIGVFTSSLSNSQPPEVFITQSKLVITVGQKLVDTLCKETQDKDERNEILRGSSHLCGLLKDLALATKNAVIKYPSPSALGCLQTEVEKLEHHTRKFRETLE, encoded by the exons ATGGGGCAGATGCTTCCTGGCTTGGGTGATCCTAAAAACCCATTGTTCTCTGGAAACACCCCCGCCTCTCTGAATGTCCAGTTCCAGAAGAAGCCACTGCTGTCTGGACAGTGTGGCTCAGCTGCTTTCAACAGCTGCTCCGTGACACCCATGGTGAACCAGATAGATCCTGCACGAATCCGTGACAGGCCTTTCCGCCAAAGCACTTTGGATAGATTTCCTAAGAACTGTGAAGG TTACAGCAGCCTGGCTCCACCCTGGTCATCATCCCAGCGGAAGGTTAATGTGGAccctggggacacagctgagG TGTCTTGGTGGCCCGGTGCTGCTGACAGCTACGGTGACAACATATTCATTCTCTCCCCCCAGACCCTGTTGGCCAGGGCGCTTTACGACAACCATCCTGATTGCTCCGATGAGCTGGCTTTCTCCAGAGGGGACATCCTGACCATTGTGGAGCAGAACGTGCCAGAAAGCGAAGGCTGGTGGAAGTGTCTGCTCCACGGGAGGCAAGGCCTGGCTCCCGCCAACCGCCTCCAAGTCCTCAAAGAGAACCCTGCAGACAGAGGCCTCCTTAGAGGTCTGGACACAGATCTCACCAGCTCAGAGGCGCTCTATCAGGTGCCCAGCTTGTTCTGCCCACCACCCCCGGGGCCCGTGTATGAGCAGATGAAGAGCTGGGTGGAGGGGCCGCCTCCAGCTACTGCTCAAGTCTACGAATTGCCTGCCTCACCTTCCAGTGCCAGGATCATCTGTGAAAAGACTCTGACCTTCCCCAGACAG ACCCTCCACATGCTTCCCAGACCTGCAAGGGCCTCGGTGCCGACTCTGCCTTCCCAGGTGTACGACGTTCCTGTCCAGAACCGGATCTCCTCAACCCTGAAG AATCTAGAGAGACAGCAGTGCTACGACATACCCACCAGCTCCCAGAAGGCAGCGCTCCACTCCTCCGCCAGCCAG GGCCAGAGGGTTGTGCTGACACCAACAGCTGCCTTCAGACAAGGTGGTGGCTGCAGCACGTTATCCACCCCTCAGCAATCAGAGTGGAGGAACAACGCTCCAGTGTTGCTGGGAAAGGCTGACGTCAGAAATGCGTCTCTGACCAGCTTCACCAGAGAGTCGGGGTCCAGTGCCGATCCAGGATGCCCATCTGCTGTGCGCACTGGAGCTGCGACTCTCTCCCCACAGCCGGACAGCAGAGTGCAGAAGAAAAGCAGCCCCCCAGAAGAGCCTTCCTACGCTGTCCCGGTACCCAGAGACTCACTTCTTTCGGATGCGGTCAGCAGCTACAGTGTCCCTTCCAGGTTTCTCATTCCCAGAGTGGAGCAACAGAACACCAAGCCCAACATTTATGACACCCCGAAAGCCACACACGGTGTGTCTCGGGCTgggaaggagctggaggaagtCAAAGAGGTTCCAGAGACTATCCCCTGGATCTCCAGACAGCCAAATTCCCTGTCTCCTGACTCAGACCAATTATCGGTTGCCAGCTCAGACAGCAGAGCAAGTATGGTGTCTTCGTGCTCCTCCGTGTCCATGGACTCCTCCCCCAGCACCTCCTCCGAGGACTCTGCGAAGGAGCTGTGGATGGACGTGGATTTTGCCAAAGAGACGGCAATGGCCCTGCAGCACAAAGTGGCCAGTTCTGCAGCGGGCCTGCTGCTCTACGTAAGCAGGACTTGGAGGTTCAAAGACTCCTTGGAGACCAACATCCGCATGATCCGAAGGGCCGTGGACCGCATCGAAGAATCCTTAAGAGAGTTTCTGGATTTTGCCCAAGGGGTTGGTGGGACTGCTGGCGGTAATCTCACGGACAGCCAGCTTCAGGCTAGGATTAGAGATCAGCTTCTAATAATCTCGGGTTCCTACCAGATTCTGCTGGATGCAAAGGGAAACCTAGACCGCTGCAACTGGCCCCTTGATGTTCTCGTGACAGACAAAGTCCAAAACAACCTGGATGACCTGGAGAGGTTTGTCATGGTGGCGAGGATGGTTCCAGAAGATGTCAAGAGATTTACCTCCATTGTCATCGCCAACGGGAGGCTCCTTTTTAAACAGAACTGTGAGAAAGGAGAGACGGAGCCAAAGTGCGAAAGATGCATCCAGCCTCCCCAAAGAGAAACCCAGTCAAATGAACACTGCCTTCAGCTAGTAAAGAAAAGCAGAGTGACTGTCTGTGGACAG aagccacCTAACCCACAAGAGAAAGGAGAGCCTATCTTGGAACAAAGGTCAGATGAAAATAAAGATTTCCATGCCATG aGCCCaagttctcttccctcccctgctcccaatCGGCAGGATGCAGACAGGAAGATCCACCTGTCCGAGCACTGCAGGCTCTATTTCGGAGCACTCTTTAAAGCCATTGGCGTCTTTACCAGCAGCCTGAGCAACAGCCAGCCCCCTGAGGTCTTCATCACTCAGAGCAAGCTGGTCATCACAGTCGGGCAGAAGCTGGTGGACACACTATGCAAGGAGACCCAGGACAAGGATGAACGCAATGAGATCCTGCGTGGCAGCAGTCACCTGTGTGGACTGCTCAAGGACCTGGCGCTGGCCACCAAGAATGCAGTGATTAAGTACCCGAGCCCCAGCGCCCTGGGATGCCTCCAGACAGAGGTGGAGAAACTAGAGCATCACACTCGGAAATTCAGAGAGACATTGGAATGA